A region from the Aegilops tauschii subsp. strangulata cultivar AL8/78 chromosome 5, Aet v6.0, whole genome shotgun sequence genome encodes:
- the LOC109738034 gene encoding cationic amino acid transporter 1-like, with amino-acid sequence MRRELNWWDLAWFGVGAVIGAGIFVLTGQEAKEAAGPAVVLSYAVSGISAMLSVFCYTEFAIEIPVAGGSFAYLRVELGDFMAFIAAGNILLEYCIGGAAVARSWTSYFATLLNHHPNDFRIHATSLAEDYNRLDPIAVVAKLSNFTADFAPYGARGIFAASAVLFFAYIGFDAVSTMAEETKNPAKDIPVGLVGAMALTTVVYCVLAVTLCLMQPYRDIDPDAPFSVAFSAVGMDWAKYIVAFGALKGMTTVLLVSAVGQARYLTHIARTHMAPPCLAVVSPRWGTPVRATVTMLTATAIIAFFTDLGILSNLLSISTLFIFMLVAVALLVHRYYASGETTTANRNKLVSCIAVILAASVGTAVYWGLAVDGGWAAYVVTVPAWFAATLYLHLGVPKARVPKMWGVPLVPWLPSASIFINIFLLGSIDAKSFMRFAIWTVALLVYYFFVGLHASYDTAKVLAAEAAAARVEEGGHKAVEIAGASN; translated from the exons ATGCGCCGGGAGCTCAACTGGTGGGACCTCGCGTGGTTCGGCGTCGGCGCCGTCATCGGGGCCGGCATCTTCGTGCTCACGGGACaggaggccaaggaggccgccgggCCCGCCGTCGTGCTGTCCTACGCCGTCTCCGGCATCTCGGCCATGCTCTCCGTGTTCTGCTACACCGAGTTCGCCATCGAGATCCCAGTCGCTG gcgGTTCATTCGCGTACCTGCGGGTGGAGCTGGGCGACTTCATGGCCTTCATCGCCGCCGGCAACATCCTGCTCGAGTACTGCAtcggcggcgcggcggtggcgcgcTCGTGGACGTCCTACTTCGCCACGCTGCTCAACCACCACCCCAACGACTTCCGCATCCACGCCACCTCGCTCGCCGAAGACTACAACCGCCTCGACCCCATCGCCGTCGTC GCCAAGCTCTCCAACTTCACCGCCGACTTCGCGCCCTACGGCGCCCGCGGCATCTTCGCCGCGTCGGCGGTGCTCTTCTTCGCCTACATCGGCTTCGACGCCGTCAGCACCATGGCCGAGGAGACCAAGAACCCGGCCAAGGACATCCCCGTGGGGCTCGTCGGCGCGATGGCGCTCACCACCGTCGTCTACTGCGTGCTCGCCGTCACGCTCTGCCTCATGCAGCCGTACCGGGACATCGACCCCGACGCGCCCTTCTCCGTCGCCTTCAGCGCCGTCGGCATGGACTGGGCCAAGTACATCGTGGCCTTCGGCGCGCTCAAGGGGATGACCACCGTGCTGCTCGTGAGCGCCGTGGGCCAGGCCAGGTACCTCACCCACATCGCGCGGACGCACATGGCGCCACCGTGCCTCGCCGTCGTGTCGCCGCGCTGGGGAACGCCGGTGCGCGCCACGGTCACAATGCTCACCGCCACGGCCATCATCGCGTTCTTCACCGACCTCGGCATCCTCTCCAACCTCCTCTCCATCTCCACGCTCTTCATTTTCATGCTCGTCGCCGTCGCGCTGCTCGTCCACCGCTACTACGCCTCCGGCGAAACCACCACCGCCAACCGTAACAAGCTCGTCTCGTGCATCGCCGTGATCCTCGCCGCCTCCGTCGGCACAGCGGTGTACTGGGGCCTGGCGGTGGACGGCGGGTGGGCGGCATACGTGGTGACCGTGCCGGCGTGGTTCGCCGCGACGCTTTACCTGCACCTCGGGGTGCCAAAGGCGAGGGTGCCAAAGATGTGGGGGGTGCCGCTGGTGCCGTGGCTGCCGTCGGcatccatcttcatcaacatcttcctGCTCGGATCCATCGACGCAAAGTCTTTCATGAGGTTCGCGATATGGACGGTGGCGTTGCTCGTGTACTACTTCTTCGTCGGCCTCCACGCCTCCTATGACACTGCCAAGGTGCTCGCGGCCGAGGCGGCCGCCGCCAGGGTGGAAGAAGGCGGCCACAAGGCCGTGGAAATTGCCGGAGCTAGCAATTAA